Proteins from a genomic interval of Quercus robur chromosome 9, dhQueRobu3.1, whole genome shotgun sequence:
- the LOC126701020 gene encoding uncharacterized protein LOC126701020, which translates to MVQWPIPDSVKALRGFLGLTGYYRKFIKGYRAIAKPLTDLLKKDSFHWNDKALEAFTKLKEAVTQPPVLALPDFSRPFIIECDALGKGLGAVLMQDQRPIAFHSQALKNKYLHLSTYETELMALASAVKKWRSYLLGRPFVVKTDHQSLKFLLEQRIATPSQQKWLAKLLGYAFVVEYKKGCDNRVADALSRTFGSAPDLSTSLSASISDSKASCLMLLTVPDPTWLKVLQDSYSLDESVQQLIAAVQAGTPPKDGQTEIVNKCLEQYLRAFTSDRPHQWASWLPLAEFWFNSSFHTSLKLTPFEALYGFPPPKLHSYVPSTTRVSALDSLLSQRQDVLHILRDHLAVAQGRMKTQADKHRQERSFAVGDWVFLRLQPYSQQSLAYKGKWKLSPRYFGPFKVLKRIGTVSYKLELPPESKLHPVFHVSCLKLKLGQHVTPLPTLPLADDSGQVYTEPVAIL; encoded by the exons ATGGTTCAGTGGCCTATACCTGATTCTGTCAAGGCTTTGAGAGGGTTTTTAGGGCTGACTGGATACTATAGGAAATTCATTAAGGGGTATAGGGCCATTGCCAAACCTTTGACTGATCTCCTAAAAAAAGATTCCTTCCATTGGAATGATAAGGCCTTGGAAGCTTTTACAAAGCTAAAGGAGGCTGTGACTCAGCCCCCTGTGCTAGCTCTCCCAGATTTTTCTAGGCCATTCATCATTGAGTGTGACGCTTTAGGGAAGGGTTTGGGAGCTGTGTTAATGCAGGATCAGAGACCAATAGCTTTCCACAGTCAAGCCTTGAAAAATAAATACCTTCATTTATCTACTTATGAAACCGAGTTAATGGCTCTAGCTTCTGCAGTTAAAAAATGGAGGTCTTACTTGTTGGGTAGGCCTTTTGTGGTGAAGACTGATCATCAAAGCCTTAAGTTCTTGTTGGAACAGAGGATTGCTACACCATCTCAACAGAAGTGGCTTGCCAAACTCTTGGGATATGCCTTTGTGGTGGAATATAAAAAAGGGTGTGATAATAGGGTGGCAGATGCCTTATCACGAACTTTTGGATCTGCTCCTGATCTGTCTACTTCTCTTTCTGCTTCTATTTCTGATTCCAAAGCAAGTTGCCTAATGCTTTTGACAGTCCCTGATCCTACTTGGTTGAAGGTGTTGCAAGATAGTTATTCTTTGGATGAATCTGTCCAACAGCTTATTGCTGCTGTCCAGGCAGGGACTCCACCTAAGG ATGGGCAGACGGAGATAGTGAACAAATGCTTGGAACAATACTTGAGGGCTTTTACCAGTGATAGACCTCATCAGTGGGCTTCTTGGTTACCCTTGGCAGAATTCTGGTTTAACTCATCCTTCCACACCAGTTTGAAGCTAACTCCTTTTGAGGCTTTGTATGGTTTTCCTCCCCCTAAGCTTCACAGTTATGTTCCTAGCACGACTAGAGTGTCTGCTCTAGATTCCTTGCTAAGTCAAAGGCAGGATGTTCTGCACATCTTAAGAGATCATTTGGCTGTTGCTCAAGGCAGGATGAAGACACAAGCAGATAAACATAGGCAAGAGAGGTCCTTTGCAGTAGGGGATTGGGTTTTCCTCAGGTTGCAACCCTACAGCCAGCAGTCATTGGCTTACAAAGGAAAGTGGAAGTTGTCTCCAAGATACTTTGGACCATTTAAGGTGCTGAAGAGAATTGGGACTGTGTCTTACAAGTTGGAACTGCCCCCAGAATCAAAGCTCCACCCTGTGTTCCATGTGTCGTGTTTGAAGTTGAAATTGGGCCAACATGTCACACCCTTACCTACCTTGCCTCTAGCAGATGATTCAGGGCAAGTGTATACGGAACCTGTTGCAATTCTGTAG